From Pseudomonas alcaligenes, a single genomic window includes:
- a CDS encoding TolC family outer membrane protein, giving the protein MRVLTPLCSGILLAMACSQAQSMTLSEAIQSTVDNHPELHASVNDRLVSDEEVKVAKGGYLPTVDLLAGYGREQTDSPSTRILGDHNKETLNYRTAELRLRQMLFDGFNTPNEVARTKSVVNSKAYYIQGTAETLALRTVEVYLDVLKRREMVTLATNNLQAHQRINDQIRLRSERGVGSTADLDQSEARLALAENNLYTEEVNLADAEANFFSAVGRMPDELEQPGTVQGEMPADLLAARQGVIENNPYLKSAEADVQSAEKQYEVAKSPFYPRFDAELATTADDNTQGDEGHYNTWRAAVVMNYNLFNGLRDKARLQAAAHQINQSMDIRNNALRVLNENLSLAWDAMENARKQTPKARDYADYTSRVREAYQQQFSLGQRTLLDLLDSENELFTANRRYTEVRYTEEFSMYRVISAMGELLHKQNVVPPAEAVALTEVKSEARLPEMK; this is encoded by the coding sequence ATGCGCGTTCTTACCCCGCTCTGCAGTGGCATTCTGCTAGCCATGGCATGTTCTCAGGCCCAGTCGATGACCCTCTCGGAAGCTATCCAGAGCACCGTCGACAACCACCCCGAACTGCACGCCAGCGTTAATGACCGCCTGGTGTCGGATGAGGAGGTGAAAGTGGCCAAGGGTGGCTATCTGCCGACTGTCGACCTGCTCGCCGGTTATGGCCGGGAACAAACGGACAGCCCGAGTACCCGGATCCTCGGTGACCACAATAAGGAAACCCTGAACTACCGCACCGCCGAACTGCGCCTGCGGCAAATGCTGTTCGACGGTTTCAACACCCCCAATGAAGTGGCCCGCACCAAATCGGTGGTGAACTCCAAGGCCTACTACATTCAGGGCACCGCCGAGACCCTCGCCCTGCGCACCGTCGAGGTCTACCTGGACGTGCTCAAACGCCGCGAGATGGTGACCCTGGCCACCAACAACCTGCAGGCCCACCAGCGCATCAATGACCAGATCCGCCTGCGCAGCGAGCGCGGCGTGGGCAGCACCGCTGACCTCGATCAGTCCGAAGCCCGTCTGGCCCTGGCCGAGAACAACCTCTACACCGAGGAGGTCAACCTGGCTGATGCCGAGGCCAACTTCTTCAGTGCCGTCGGTCGCATGCCCGACGAACTGGAGCAACCCGGCACCGTGCAAGGTGAAATGCCCGCCGACCTGCTCGCCGCCCGGCAAGGGGTGATCGAAAACAACCCCTACCTGAAATCCGCCGAAGCCGACGTGCAGTCCGCCGAGAAGCAATATGAAGTGGCCAAATCGCCCTTCTATCCGCGCTTCGATGCCGAACTGGCCACCACCGCCGACGACAACACCCAGGGCGACGAGGGCCACTACAACACCTGGCGCGCCGCCGTGGTGATGAACTACAACCTGTTCAACGGCCTGCGCGACAAGGCCCGCCTGCAGGCCGCCGCGCACCAGATCAACCAGTCCATGGACATTCGCAACAACGCCCTGCGGGTGCTCAACGAGAACCTCTCGCTGGCCTGGGACGCCATGGAAAACGCCCGCAAACAGACCCCCAAAGCCCGTGACTACGCGGACTACACCTCGCGGGTACGCGAGGCCTACCAACAGCAATTCAGCCTGGGCCAACGCACCCTGCTGGACTTGCTGGACAGCGAAAACGAACTCTTCACCGCCAACCGCCGCTACACCGAGGTGCGCTACACCGAAGAGTTCTCCATGTACCGCGTGATCTCTGCCATGGGCGAGCTGCTGCATAAACAGAACGTCGTACCCCCGGCCGAAGCTGTAGCCCTCACCGAAGTGAAGAGCGAGGCCCGCCTGCCGGAAATGAAGTAG
- a CDS encoding type I secretion system permease/ATPase yields MERKPSDDQRQSHDDPLLDGLLILCNLHNCSASRASLTAGLPLPEQRLTAELLPRAAARASLQGRILRRDLESISPLNLPVLLLLKDGRSAVLRRIGPKNQLLILPCEADGGEQWVNREHLALEYSGRAFFARPRHELEETRTPLVPRVEAWFRDTLKLSRWLYTDAVLASLLINLLGLMVPLFVMQTYDRVVPNQATSTLWVLVIGLFIGSGFELLLRVLRAHLLDVAGKKTDVVLSATLFERITGMEMKARPTTIGGFAQSIHDFQGLREFLTAVTLTSLIDLPFSLLMIVVIGLLGGWLVVIPLLAFPITAIFALIIQARLRDTVQKSLALGAERQALLVETLSGLETLKACSAESERQHRWEKTHGALARLDSHSRFLAALATNGTMFLQQFAGMATIVSGVYIIIAGNLSVGALVASYMLGSRVLGPLGQIAGLITRYQQARLTMTSTDALMSLPQERQAKQRPLERTHLKGALEVRNVSFSYPGQSSPALSKVSLSMAAGERIGIIGRSGSGKSTLARLVMNFYTPSEGQILLDSLDLRQLDVADLRHQIGYVAHDLPLLAGSLRDNLTLGARYVSDERMLEVAELAGVSELARQHPQGFDRPVGERGQLLSGGQRQAVLLARAMLLDPPILLLDEPTSAMDNTSEDLLRNRLQSWAQGKTLLLITHRASMLSLVDRLIVLDYGHVVADGPKDAVIDALRRGRVGPAAL; encoded by the coding sequence ATGGAGCGGAAGCCTTCCGACGACCAGCGGCAAAGTCATGACGACCCGCTGCTGGATGGCCTTCTCATTCTCTGCAATCTGCACAACTGCTCGGCCAGCCGGGCCAGCCTCACGGCCGGTCTGCCGCTGCCCGAACAACGCCTGACGGCCGAGCTGCTACCCCGCGCTGCCGCGCGCGCCAGCCTGCAAGGGCGCATCCTGCGTCGCGACCTGGAATCCATCTCGCCGCTCAACCTGCCGGTTCTGCTGTTGCTGAAGGATGGCCGCAGCGCCGTTCTGCGGCGCATCGGGCCGAAGAACCAGCTGCTGATCCTGCCGTGCGAGGCGGATGGCGGCGAACAGTGGGTCAACCGCGAGCACCTGGCCCTGGAATACAGCGGCCGGGCCTTCTTCGCCCGCCCGCGACACGAGCTCGAGGAAACCCGAACCCCACTGGTGCCACGGGTCGAAGCCTGGTTCCGCGACACCCTCAAGCTGTCGCGCTGGCTATACACCGATGCCGTCCTCGCCAGCCTGCTGATCAACCTGCTGGGCCTGATGGTGCCGCTGTTCGTCATGCAGACCTACGACCGCGTGGTGCCCAACCAGGCCACCTCGACCCTCTGGGTGCTGGTCATCGGTCTGTTCATTGGCAGCGGGTTCGAACTGCTGCTGCGGGTGTTACGCGCCCACCTGCTGGATGTGGCCGGCAAGAAAACCGACGTGGTGCTCTCCGCCACCCTGTTCGAACGCATCACCGGCATGGAGATGAAAGCCCGCCCCACCACCATCGGTGGCTTCGCCCAGAGCATCCACGACTTCCAGGGCCTGCGCGAATTCCTCACCGCAGTCACCCTGACCAGCCTGATCGACCTGCCCTTCTCCCTGCTGATGATCGTGGTCATCGGCCTGCTCGGCGGCTGGCTGGTGGTGATTCCCCTGCTGGCCTTCCCGATCACGGCCATCTTCGCCCTGATCATCCAGGCCCGCCTACGCGACACCGTGCAGAAAAGCCTGGCCCTGGGCGCCGAACGCCAGGCCCTGCTGGTGGAAACCCTCAGTGGCCTGGAAACCCTCAAGGCCTGCAGCGCGGAAAGCGAACGCCAGCACCGCTGGGAGAAGACCCACGGCGCCCTCGCCCGCCTCGACAGCCACTCGCGCTTCCTCGCCGCCCTGGCCACCAACGGCACCATGTTCCTCCAGCAGTTCGCCGGCATGGCCACCATCGTGTCCGGGGTCTACATCATCATCGCCGGCAACCTCAGCGTCGGCGCCCTGGTGGCCAGCTACATGCTCGGCAGCCGGGTGCTCGGCCCGCTCGGGCAGATCGCCGGGCTGATCACCCGCTACCAGCAGGCGCGGCTGACCATGACCAGCACCGATGCCCTGATGAGCCTGCCGCAAGAGCGTCAGGCCAAGCAGCGTCCGCTGGAGCGCACCCACCTCAAGGGCGCCCTGGAAGTGCGCAATGTCAGCTTCAGCTACCCGGGGCAAAGCAGCCCGGCGCTGAGCAAGGTCAGTCTGAGCATGGCCGCGGGCGAACGCATCGGCATCATCGGCCGCAGCGGCTCGGGCAAGAGCACCCTGGCGCGCCTGGTGATGAACTTCTATACCCCGAGCGAGGGACAGATCCTGCTCGACAGCCTCGACCTGCGCCAACTGGATGTGGCCGACCTGCGCCACCAGATCGGCTATGTCGCCCACGACCTGCCGCTGCTGGCCGGCAGCCTGCGCGACAACCTCACCCTCGGCGCCCGCTACGTCAGCGACGAGCGTATGCTGGAGGTGGCCGAGCTGGCCGGTGTGAGCGAACTGGCCCGGCAGCACCCACAAGGCTTCGACCGCCCGGTGGGCGAACGCGGGCAGCTGCTGTCCGGCGGGCAGCGCCAGGCGGTGCTGCTGGCCCGCGCCATGCTCCTCGACCCGCCGATCCTGCTGCTGGACGAACCGACCAGCGCCATGGACAACACCAGTGAAGACCTGCTGCGCAATCGCCTGCAGAGCTGGGCACAAGGCAAGACGCTGCTGCTGATCACCCACCGCGCCTCCATGCTCAGCCTGGTCGATCGCCTGATCGTGCTGGACTACGGCCATGTCGTGGCCGACGGCCCGAAAGACGCCGTGATCGACGCTCTGCGCAGGGGCCGGGTCGGCCCTGCCGCCCTGTAG
- a CDS encoding tryptophan synthase subunit beta, with translation MVYVQRDEEGRLLRVEHDPFDEMTETLAVESEELENWLTAKEEVKARLTSLKESDLELVRVLEDVVSVLVEKGVIRYTDLPEAARHKLDQRAVTRAEIEGLSGLLGDDEHQLI, from the coding sequence ATGGTGTACGTGCAAAGGGATGAGGAAGGTCGACTTCTGCGAGTGGAGCACGACCCTTTCGACGAGATGACAGAGACCCTGGCGGTAGAAAGCGAGGAGCTGGAAAACTGGCTGACCGCCAAGGAAGAGGTCAAGGCGCGCCTGACCAGCCTGAAAGAGTCCGACCTGGAACTGGTGCGGGTACTGGAAGACGTGGTCAGCGTGTTGGTGGAGAAGGGCGTGATCCGCTACACGGACTTGCCCGAAGCGGCACGGCACAAGCTCGATCAGCGCGCCGTGACCCGTGCCGAGATCGAAGGCCTCAGCGGCCTGCTGGGCGACGACGAACACCAGCTGATCTGA
- a CDS encoding diguanylate cyclase yields the protein MVSPHLAWLDDVRSSPYADQLALGYRWLCFSRPLEQEYRRHLFRDGSELRCVALLFALIVWLAFAVVDLWMISGPLLFVLLAIRLAVAAVLLVSGRLILQGRPRHLLASLRLVCIGALGLGAAAIIALAHRQSPHFPYEGLLLVCIAAYFMVGLRLGEALAMSFLVLFAYGLFEVLGDLPPARLLNNLMFLVCGNLIGAVGCYLLEIKSREHFLVSRLMRVLADQDSLTGLHNRRYFNRQLPQLWRQAQCEQLGLALLLCDVDHFKAYNDRYGHQAGDHALQQVAGVLGNIAQRPQDMAVRLGGEEFAVLLYGTTALEARQRAEVLRQALELLRIEHGGSPTAPVLTLSVGVAHCPPGEALSPNRLFEHADRALYEAKAFGRNQVVT from the coding sequence ATGGTGTCGCCCCATCTCGCCTGGCTGGACGATGTCCGTTCCAGTCCCTATGCCGACCAGTTGGCGCTTGGCTACCGCTGGTTGTGCTTCAGTCGCCCGCTGGAACAGGAATACCGTCGCCATCTGTTCCGCGATGGCAGCGAGCTGAGGTGCGTGGCGCTGCTGTTTGCCCTGATTGTCTGGCTGGCCTTTGCCGTGGTGGATCTGTGGATGATCAGCGGGCCGCTGCTGTTCGTCCTGCTGGCCATTCGCCTGGCGGTGGCCGCGGTGCTGCTGGTCAGCGGTCGGCTGATCCTGCAGGGGCGTCCCCGACACCTGCTGGCCTCGCTACGCCTGGTGTGCATCGGCGCCCTGGGCCTGGGCGCGGCGGCGATCATCGCCCTGGCCCACCGGCAGAGCCCGCACTTTCCCTATGAGGGGTTGCTGCTGGTGTGCATTGCCGCCTACTTCATGGTCGGCCTGCGCCTGGGCGAGGCGCTGGCAATGTCCTTTCTGGTGCTGTTCGCCTACGGTCTGTTCGAAGTGCTGGGTGATCTGCCGCCGGCACGCCTGCTGAACAACCTGATGTTTCTGGTCTGCGGCAATCTGATCGGTGCGGTCGGCTGCTACCTGCTGGAGATCAAGTCGCGCGAGCATTTCCTGGTCAGCCGGCTGATGCGCGTGCTGGCCGACCAGGACAGCCTGACCGGGCTGCACAACCGGCGCTATTTCAATCGCCAGCTGCCGCAGTTGTGGCGCCAGGCCCAATGTGAGCAGCTCGGCCTGGCCCTGCTGCTGTGCGATGTCGACCACTTCAAGGCCTACAACGACCGCTACGGCCACCAGGCCGGCGACCATGCCTTGCAGCAGGTCGCCGGGGTGCTGGGCAATATCGCCCAGCGCCCGCAGGATATGGCGGTGCGTCTGGGCGGCGAGGAGTTCGCCGTGCTGCTGTACGGCACCACGGCGCTGGAGGCGCGTCAGCGCGCCGAGGTGCTGCGCCAGGCCCTGGAGCTGCTGCGCATCGAGCATGGCGGATCGCCGACCGCTCCGGTGCTGACCCTGTCGGTGGGCGTGGCCCACTGCCCGCCGGGCGAGGCGCTGTCGCCGAACCGGCTGTTCGAGCATGCCGACCGGGCGCTGTACGAGGCCAAGGCGTTCGGCCGCAACCAGGTGGTGACCTGA
- the lapD gene encoding cyclic di-GMP receptor LapD, with amino-acid sequence MSLLKQLFLAICLFLVVAFTGSFIASVETSREQLLSQLRSHAQDAATALALSMTPHVDDPAMIELMTSSIFDSGYFATIRVVRIPGDEVIVERRTTTTTDNVPQWFVKLINLEPEGGDALIMRGWEQAARVEVLSHPQFALAKLWDSAIGSLLWLLLCGLVSAILGGWLLRTQLRPLDNMVQQAQAITRREFLTLPRVPRTPELKRVVLAMNQMVEKLKQLFAEEAARSEKLREEAYQDSLTGLANRRLFEIKLANQLTVTEQNAAGYLMFLRVNDLGGLNQRMGGQRTDALIHGIGELLKRLLEQRGTPEWLASRSRGGEFTLLAPGLVGEDADRLAQELIEGLESLRQTGASDCTPVAHLGIAAFRPGEEVANVIGRADQALAQAQSNAGKPWERLDDFTTSNGQGLHDWRKWIDEALNQGKLQLYFQPVALCAERGQVLHQKVLARLLDPNGEAIAAGRFLPWIERLGWAARFDLAMLEHSLAHLEQHRQPLALSLSAATLREPASLAKLLEALKAHPQQGELMTLELDERYLPPPAELEALSQSVREAGFNLGLQHFGGRFSLIGNLTHLGLAYLKIDGSYIRAIDQEGDKRLFIEAIFRATNSIDLPLIAEMVETEGELAVLNELGIHGAMGRLIGAPSPWQN; translated from the coding sequence ATGTCCCTGTTGAAACAGCTGTTCCTCGCCATCTGCCTGTTCCTCGTGGTGGCCTTCACCGGCAGCTTCATCGCCAGCGTGGAGACCTCGCGCGAGCAGCTGCTCAGCCAGTTGCGCTCCCACGCCCAGGACGCCGCCACGGCCCTGGCGCTGTCGATGACGCCGCACGTGGACGACCCGGCGATGATCGAGCTGATGACCAGTTCGATCTTCGACAGCGGCTACTTCGCCACCATCCGCGTGGTGCGCATCCCCGGCGACGAGGTGATAGTCGAACGGCGCACCACCACGACCACGGACAATGTGCCGCAGTGGTTCGTCAAACTGATCAACCTCGAGCCCGAAGGCGGCGATGCCCTGATCATGCGCGGCTGGGAGCAGGCGGCGCGGGTCGAAGTCCTCAGCCACCCACAATTCGCCCTGGCCAAGCTGTGGGATAGCGCCATCGGCAGCCTGCTCTGGCTGCTGTTGTGCGGCCTGGTCAGTGCCATCCTCGGCGGCTGGCTGCTACGCACCCAGCTGCGCCCGCTGGACAACATGGTGCAACAGGCCCAGGCCATCACCCGGCGCGAATTCCTCACCCTGCCCCGCGTGCCGCGCACCCCCGAACTGAAACGGGTGGTGCTGGCAATGAACCAGATGGTCGAGAAACTCAAGCAGCTGTTCGCCGAAGAAGCCGCGCGCAGCGAGAAGCTGCGTGAAGAGGCCTACCAGGACAGCCTTACCGGCCTGGCCAACCGCCGCCTGTTCGAAATCAAGCTGGCCAACCAGCTGACGGTGACCGAACAGAACGCCGCCGGCTACCTGATGTTCCTGCGCGTCAACGACCTCGGCGGGCTCAACCAGCGCATGGGCGGCCAACGCACCGATGCGCTGATCCACGGCATCGGCGAACTGCTCAAACGCCTGCTGGAACAGCGCGGCACCCCCGAATGGCTGGCCTCGCGCAGCCGCGGTGGCGAATTCACCCTGCTCGCCCCGGGCCTGGTCGGCGAAGATGCCGACCGCCTCGCCCAGGAGCTGATCGAAGGCCTGGAAAGCCTGCGCCAGACCGGCGCCAGTGACTGCACGCCGGTGGCTCACCTGGGTATCGCCGCGTTCCGCCCAGGCGAGGAAGTGGCCAACGTGATCGGCCGCGCCGACCAGGCCCTGGCCCAGGCACAGAGCAACGCCGGCAAACCCTGGGAGCGCCTGGACGACTTCACCACCAGCAACGGCCAGGGCCTGCACGACTGGCGCAAGTGGATCGACGAGGCCCTCAACCAGGGCAAGCTGCAGCTGTACTTCCAGCCGGTCGCGCTGTGCGCGGAGCGCGGTCAGGTTCTGCACCAGAAAGTCCTCGCCCGCCTGCTCGATCCCAATGGCGAGGCCATCGCCGCCGGCCGCTTCCTGCCCTGGATCGAACGCCTGGGCTGGGCCGCACGCTTCGACCTGGCCATGCTCGAACACAGCCTGGCGCACCTGGAACAGCATCGGCAGCCGCTGGCTCTCAGCCTGTCCGCCGCCACCCTGCGCGAACCCGCCAGCCTGGCCAAGCTGCTGGAAGCGCTCAAGGCGCATCCACAGCAGGGCGAGCTGATGACCCTGGAGCTGGACGAGCGCTATCTGCCACCACCGGCTGAACTGGAAGCACTCAGCCAGAGTGTGCGCGAGGCCGGCTTCAACCTCGGCCTGCAGCACTTCGGTGGGCGTTTCAGCCTGATCGGCAACCTGACTCACCTGGGCCTGGCCTATCTGAAGATCGACGGCAGCTACATCCGCGCCATCGACCAGGAAGGCGACAAGCGTCTGTTCATCGAGGCCATTTTCCGCGCCACCAACAGCATCGATCTGCCGCTGATTGCCGAGATGGTGGAAACCGAAGGGGAACTGGCGGTGCTCAACGAGCTGGGCATTCATGGAGCCATGGGCCGCCTGATTGGCGCCCCGAGCCCGTGGCAGAACTGA
- the recQ gene encoding DNA helicase RecQ, whose protein sequence is MLDQATNSQALRILKDVFGYDAFRGKQAAIIERVAAGGDALVLMPTGGGKSLCFQVPALLRGGLAVVVSPLIALMEDQVATLDELGVAAVALNSTLSNDEQRDIAERIRRGEIKFLYVAPERLVQPRMLDFLRRLPELALFAIDEAHCVSQWGHDFRPEYLQLGQLAQLFPGVPRIALTATADMRTREEIVQRLHLEQAERFLSSFDRPNIFYRIQPKDQPRKQLLAFLAARKGDAGIVYCLSRKKVEEVADFLSAQGYPALPYHAGLPNDLRAYHQKRFLNEEGLIMVATIAFGMGIDKPNVRFVCHMDLPKSLEAYYQETGRAGRDGLPADAWMAYGLQDVVFLKQMLANSEGDERHKRIEQHKLDAMLALCEETRCRRQALLAYFDEELAKPCGHCDTCVDNVQTWDATEPARQALSAIYRSGQRYGVGHLVDILLGRENDKIRASGHQHLPVFGIGKALAEGDWRTLFRQLVARGLADVDLEGYGGLRLTDACRPLLRGEVTLQLRRDLKPQQAAKASGSSASQLVRGEEREQWEALRTLRRKLAEEHGVPPYVIFPDATLLEMLRSKPASLSDMAQVSGVGARKLERYGEAFLEVLNGAAETPAVVVDLRHELVSLARAGMTPLQIAGQLKCTEKNVYSLLAEAIGCQQLSLEQALDLPEELLGEIQDAFLDGEGELPPVAAIAELFAGQVPEGVLYCVRAALQAEFEV, encoded by the coding sequence ATGCTCGACCAGGCAACCAATTCCCAGGCACTGCGCATCCTCAAAGACGTATTCGGCTACGACGCCTTCCGCGGTAAGCAGGCGGCGATCATCGAACGCGTGGCTGCGGGCGGTGACGCCCTGGTGCTGATGCCTACCGGCGGCGGCAAGTCGCTGTGCTTCCAGGTGCCGGCGCTGCTGCGCGGCGGTCTGGCGGTGGTGGTGTCGCCGTTGATCGCGCTGATGGAAGACCAGGTCGCCACCCTCGACGAGCTGGGTGTGGCCGCCGTGGCGCTGAACTCCACCCTGAGCAACGACGAGCAGCGTGATATCGCCGAGCGCATCCGCCGCGGCGAGATCAAGTTCCTCTATGTGGCCCCCGAGCGCCTGGTGCAGCCGCGCATGCTGGATTTCCTCCGGCGCCTGCCAGAGCTGGCCCTGTTCGCCATCGACGAGGCCCACTGCGTGTCGCAGTGGGGCCACGACTTCCGCCCGGAATACCTGCAGCTGGGCCAGCTGGCCCAGCTGTTTCCCGGCGTGCCGCGCATCGCCCTGACTGCCACGGCGGACATGCGTACCCGCGAAGAGATCGTGCAGCGCCTGCACCTGGAGCAGGCCGAGCGCTTCCTCTCCAGCTTCGACCGGCCGAACATCTTCTACCGCATCCAGCCCAAGGATCAGCCGCGCAAACAGCTGCTGGCCTTCCTCGCTGCGCGCAAGGGCGACGCCGGCATCGTCTATTGCCTGTCGCGCAAGAAGGTGGAGGAGGTGGCCGACTTCCTCAGTGCCCAGGGTTATCCGGCGCTGCCGTACCACGCCGGCCTGCCCAATGACCTGCGCGCCTACCACCAGAAGCGCTTCCTCAACGAGGAAGGCCTGATCATGGTGGCGACCATCGCCTTCGGCATGGGCATCGACAAGCCCAACGTGCGCTTCGTCTGCCATATGGATCTGCCCAAGAGCCTGGAGGCCTATTACCAGGAAACCGGCCGGGCCGGTCGCGACGGTCTGCCGGCAGACGCCTGGATGGCCTACGGCCTGCAGGACGTGGTGTTCCTCAAGCAGATGCTGGCCAACTCCGAGGGTGACGAGCGCCACAAGCGCATCGAGCAGCACAAGCTGGACGCCATGCTCGCCCTCTGTGAAGAAACCCGCTGCCGTCGCCAGGCGCTGCTGGCCTACTTCGACGAGGAGCTGGCCAAGCCCTGCGGCCACTGCGACACCTGCGTCGACAACGTGCAGACCTGGGACGCCACCGAGCCGGCGCGCCAGGCCCTGTCGGCGATCTACCGCAGCGGCCAGCGCTATGGCGTCGGCCACCTGGTGGACATCCTGCTGGGCCGCGAGAACGACAAGATCCGCGCCTCCGGCCATCAGCACCTGCCGGTGTTCGGCATCGGCAAGGCGCTGGCCGAAGGCGACTGGCGCACCCTGTTCCGCCAACTGGTGGCGCGCGGCCTGGCCGACGTCGACCTGGAAGGCTACGGCGGCCTGCGCCTGACCGATGCCTGCCGCCCGCTGCTGCGTGGTGAAGTGACCCTGCAGCTGCGTCGCGACCTCAAGCCGCAACAGGCGGCCAAGGCCAGCGGCAGCAGTGCCAGCCAACTGGTGCGCGGCGAGGAGCGCGAGCAGTGGGAAGCCCTGCGCACCCTGCGCCGCAAGCTGGCCGAGGAGCACGGCGTGCCGCCTTATGTGATCTTCCCCGACGCCACCTTGCTGGAGATGCTGCGCAGCAAGCCGGCCTCCCTGAGCGACATGGCCCAGGTCAGCGGGGTGGGGGCGCGCAAGCTGGAGCGCTACGGCGAGGCCTTCCTCGAGGTGCTCAATGGCGCGGCGGAAACACCGGCGGTGGTGGTGGATCTGCGCCACGAGCTGGTCAGCCTGGCCCGCGCCGGAATGACGCCGCTGCAGATCGCCGGTCAGCTCAAGTGCACCGAGAAGAACGTCTACAGCCTGCTGGCCGAGGCCATCGGTTGCCAGCAGCTGAGCCTGGAGCAGGCGCTGGATCTGCCCGAGGAACTGCTTGGCGAGATCCAGGATGCCTTCCTCGACGGCGAAGGTGAGCTGCCGCCGGTGGCGGCGATTGCCGAGCTGTTTGCCGGGCAGGTGCCGGAAGGCGTGCTGTATTGCGTGCGCGCTGCCTTGCAGGCGGAATTCGAGGTCTGA
- the lapG gene encoding cysteine protease LapG → MLRPSNQGRAKRLPAVGLALGALLGLLLGAAALANWDFALIIQNAEKRYGNLGVGKGRLEAWDELIQASANLPEKEKLSAVNRFFNRQYRFVDDSRNWRQNDYWATPVEGLMKGAGDCEDYSIAKYFTLRRLGIPSEKLRITYVKALQYNQAHMVLTYYASPGAEPLVLDNLIGDIRPASQRKDLLPVYAFNAEGLYLPGAGKKGDTKKLSRWQDLLKKMRAEGFDIGEG, encoded by the coding sequence ATGCTGCGGCCAAGCAATCAGGGACGTGCGAAGCGCCTGCCGGCTGTTGGCCTGGCTCTGGGCGCCCTGCTCGGCCTGCTGTTGGGCGCCGCCGCGCTGGCCAACTGGGACTTCGCCCTGATCATCCAGAATGCCGAAAAACGCTACGGCAACCTGGGCGTCGGCAAGGGCCGCCTGGAGGCCTGGGACGAACTGATCCAGGCCAGCGCCAACCTGCCGGAAAAAGAAAAACTCAGCGCAGTAAACCGCTTCTTCAATCGCCAGTACCGCTTCGTCGACGACAGCCGCAACTGGCGGCAGAACGACTACTGGGCCACCCCCGTGGAAGGCCTGATGAAAGGCGCCGGCGACTGCGAGGACTACTCCATCGCCAAGTACTTCACCCTGCGCCGCCTCGGCATCCCCAGCGAGAAGCTGCGCATCACGTACGTCAAGGCACTGCAGTACAACCAGGCGCACATGGTGCTGACCTACTACGCCAGCCCCGGCGCCGAGCCGCTGGTGCTGGACAATTTGATTGGCGACATCCGCCCGGCCTCCCAGCGCAAGGATCTGCTGCCGGTCTACGCCTTCAACGCCGAGGGGCTCTACCTGCCCGGGGCCGGCAAGAAAGGCGATACCAAGAAACTGTCGCGCTGGCAGGATCTGTTGAAGAAGATGCGCGCCGAAGGCTTCGACATCGGCGAAGGTTAG
- a CDS encoding YecA family protein, with protein MSFAEQLSRLQAFLDADELHEEALDYVAAHGYLTALAICPEQVPEREWIDALFAEPPHYRSDAERAEIEATLLQLKGHIGRQLASDDDPEFPCDVDLGDEPDDSDLRGWCIGFMEGVFLREAVWFEDAEDEVSELLLPIMVASGLFDEQPEFTEIARDRDLVDTMVDQIPELLTALFLLCQAPEEKPALLKPRHH; from the coding sequence ATGTCCTTCGCCGAGCAACTGTCCCGCCTGCAAGCCTTCCTCGATGCTGATGAACTGCACGAGGAGGCCTTGGACTACGTGGCCGCCCACGGCTACCTGACCGCCCTCGCCATCTGCCCGGAGCAAGTGCCGGAGCGCGAGTGGATCGATGCCCTGTTCGCCGAGCCGCCGCACTACCGCAGCGACGCCGAGCGCGCGGAAATCGAAGCCACCCTGCTGCAGCTCAAGGGCCATATCGGTCGCCAGCTGGCCAGCGACGATGATCCGGAATTCCCCTGCGACGTCGACCTCGGCGATGAGCCGGACGATTCCGACCTGCGCGGCTGGTGCATCGGTTTCATGGAAGGCGTGTTCCTCCGTGAAGCGGTGTGGTTCGAAGACGCCGAAGACGAAGTCAGCGAGCTGCTGCTGCCGATCATGGTCGCCTCCGGCCTGTTCGACGAGCAGCCCGAGTTCACCGAAATCGCCCGCGACCGCGACCTGGTGGACACCATGGTCGACCAGATCCCCGAGCTGCTCACCGCGCTGTTCCTGCTGTGCCAGGCCCCGGAAGAGAAGCCAGCGCTGCTCAAGCCCCGCCACCACTAA
- a CDS encoding YbaN family protein codes for MAHRDIQQSRHRSVRYALLAVGWLCVVLGVIGIFVPVLPTTPFLLLAAACFVRSSRRFYLWLVEHPRLGPWIRDYLDGNGIPLKGKVYAIGLMWSSIALSCYLVQRPWAWAFMLTSAVLVSTYILRQKTLPTR; via the coding sequence ATGGCGCATCGCGATATCCAGCAAAGCCGTCACCGCAGCGTGCGTTACGCATTGCTCGCGGTCGGCTGGCTGTGCGTCGTGCTCGGGGTGATCGGCATCTTCGTCCCGGTGCTGCCGACCACGCCCTTTCTGCTGCTGGCCGCCGCCTGTTTCGTGCGTAGCTCTCGGCGCTTCTACCTGTGGCTGGTCGAACACCCGCGCCTGGGGCCATGGATCCGCGACTACCTGGACGGCAACGGCATCCCGCTCAAGGGCAAGGTCTACGCCATCGGCCTGATGTGGTCGAGCATCGCCCTCTCCTGCTACCTGGTGCAGCGCCCCTGGGCCTGGGCCTTCATGCTCACCAGCGCGGTGCTGGTCAGCACCTACATCCTCCGCCAGAAAACCCTGCCCACGCGCTGA